One region of Wyeomyia smithii strain HCP4-BCI-WySm-NY-G18 chromosome 3, ASM2978416v1, whole genome shotgun sequence genomic DNA includes:
- the LOC129732839 gene encoding histone-lysine N-methyltransferase, H3 lysine-79 specific isoform X3, whose amino-acid sequence MATPNYKELKLQSPAGAEPFLYNWPFAIGGGHDNGIELIENVRWVCEDMPEIKSAIEEINLNELDTGDYDAMKNLCDRFNKAIDSVAALEKGTSLSSQRFTYPSRGLLRHIIQQVYNQAVVEPEKLNQYEPFSPEVYGETSFDLICQMIDQIKITGDDVFVDLGSGVGQVVLQMAASTPVKICYGIEKADVPSRYAEGMTATFKLWMRWFGKKYGDYELIKGDFLADEHREKITSATIVFVNNFAFGPNVDHQLKERFADLKDGARIVSSKSFCPLNFRITDRNLSDIGTIMHVSEMSPLRGSVSWTGKPVSYYLHIIDRTKLERYFQRLKTKGGDNGEQASGSSNTRASRSKRDSNQKSTITNDESSSDSDGDTTGPTTRKIWSDWCSGKEKSSHSEEENNNSPVLRNGRIPTATKKRRKITRTKTSKKDPIIQAAQQAAKEAKVAETKKRGRVKKGRQRRVLKINGLDLLHSETLLSTSEQAIGKRLPPAPGCVDQLLTSLAGDMQHNELDIPEAPSETPYALQILLDLYKTQFIKTIEAMRKPSYKDNVQQQVERERERNQRLLNRAGQLEKQIKVLIDDSVALLKARMNELGISTTSQNDLLCKAKEIVGRHKELQVMAAKLQNQVNSIEQEQKRLVSQHVQKISEKYIKSEDVEMTPKTSNELVLKEIANTLSQRKKLYAQVSSLESELNVVEKLADERKAAAALQVSVGTQQRELPQQLPLSREQQHNRIEESRHAITTQPLSVPVAVHTPQITSSKHGSGSSRSQRKSREHRTRSQEWPEIPDIGKIEENNPEILAQKILETGRQIEAGKLLANTSCKYKDRDTKNNHLQQHQQQIAHHQPHSHHPGDAALMPAPQTLNKSHQRSNTSANNTANFNLSKAYVPGSNVTGEISATAIAGNSINVKSEPRSRLHDSHKVVNFEDRLKSIITSVLQGPPKTINSSAATQQAALHQLSHTREMSQPLTHGHGEHVSPNKPSSYGRTVYLSSNVLPSSNSMHNTANDVSIRGVSGNNSSNGSQHNLPHSGNGSSVGPPGQYQTILNVVTTTQHLNATTTITNAPVSPYKGVSQSTKISPNSKYYQQKGIPTNHHSPGTNSTHQQILQQQEREAREFRQTQMAMHFNQSHAVVVDSQSHHLIRRGSSEGKLEFKAPEQFRFDPRNVVDVSMLQNHPKSAAVTTLDGEYAGTSTGINVRHNSAPSSQQLQQQQALQLGGNNSRPGSSSSQPDYTQVSPAKMALRRHLSQEKLTHPIAPASTSTVKTIGDLVNGEIERTLEISNQSIINAAVNMSTTVGPQGHTVINTNVQRPERVSIRVLEEATRNASVEKCKSPVHMQGQSNLATLAQVATYSNNSKPSLSSRISGASVDGRPHPSVNQQYSSGPPHSSVVYPQSRCDNSTYSSSERSSGDTPYMALPRADMKPYLESYFIDEHKRQQQPPTHRQESPSLGSHNLSVTNHPPGSNSSRPNELHARGYQVGVMDTSHSRRESLHLIDERMERMNGSPPLEGLAASLRARVIASLKSKEEDEERHRRDLTTSLHVGSISNSSICNTNIQLVQTPHSKSDKYPTSGIKRKSPIIENTSRPPKMLFTDCSDSMLNPDILHAGQGGSVATARRMGPLMSPEINSLSSEDRQHLLRHSRNEVDVGPVCTSGRTVNVQQQPSTVKVINLPYGNSSSANTGCAVSSANKKFNHQPQIQYRLEPHGDDQSKMQRVQHAPNRYAKPYAK is encoded by the exons ATGGCAACTCCAAATTACAAAGAGCTCAAGTTACAGTCACCGGCTGGAGCGGAACCTTTTCTGTACAACTGGCCTTTCGCTATTGGTGGTGGACACGACAATGGTATCGAACTGATCGAAAATGTACGATGGGTGTGCGAGGATATGCCAGAAATTAAATCCGCTATAGAAGAGATCAATTTGAATGAACTGGATACTGGAGATTATGATGCGATGAAAAATCTTTGTGATCGGTTCAACAAAGCAATCGATAGTGTGGCTGCACTG GAAAAAGGAACATCTCTCTCGAGTCAAAGGTTTACTTATCCATCTCGCGGTCTTTTACGACATATAATACAACAAGTTTACAACCAAGCCGTCGTTGAACCAGAAAAACTAAATCAATatgaaccattttcaccggaaGTGTATGGTGAAACTTCGTTCGATCTCATTTGCCAAATGATTGATCAAATTAAAATCACCGGAGATGACGTGTTTGTTGATCTCGGTTCAGGAGTTGGTCAGGTGGTGCTGCAAATGGCAGCATCCACACCAGTTAAGATCTGTTATGGTATAGAAAAGGCTGATGTACCATCACGATATGCAGAGGGAATGACCGCAACGTTTAAATTATGGATGCGATGGTTCGGTAAAAAGTATGGTGACTACGAGCTTATCAAAGGTGATTTTCTTGCTGATGAACATCGAGAAAAAATTACTTCCGCGACTATTGTTTTCGTAAATAATTTCGCGTTCGGGCCGAATGTCGATCATCAACTGAAAGAGCGATTCGCTGATCTCAAAGATGGAGCCAGAATTGTATCGTCAAAAAGTTTTTGTCCGCTTAATTTTCGCATCACCGATCGCAATCTTAGCGATATTGGAACTATAATGCACGTTAGTGAAATGTCACCACTAAGAGGGTCTGTTTCATGGACAGGCAAACCAGTCTCATACTACTTACACATAATAGATCGCACTAAATTGGAGAGATATTTTCAAAGATTGAAAACTAAAGGTGGTGATAATGGGGAACAAGCGAGCGGAAGTTCTAATACTCGTGCTTCCAGATCGAAAAGGGACTCAAATCAAAAATCGACAATCACTAATGATGAAAGTAGTTCAGATAGTGATGGCGATACTACAGGACCAACAACGAGAAAAATCTGGTCGGACTGGTGTAGTGGAAAGGAAAAAAGTAGTCATTCGGAAGAGGAAAATAATAATTCACCAGTTCTTCGTAATGGTCGCATCCCAACGGCAACAAAAAAACGTAGAAAGATTACGCGTACTAAAACATCAAAAAAAGATCCAATAATACAAGCAGCACAGCAAGCAGCGAAGGAAGCTAAGGTTGCTGAAACTAAAAAACGTGGTCGAGTTAAAAAGGGCAGGCAGAGAAGAGTACTTAAAATAAATGGTCTTGATCTTCTGCACAGTGAAACACTACTGAGTACATCAGAACAAGCTATAGGAAAACGACTCCCGCCAGCACCTGGATGTGTCGATCAGTTGCTCACTTCATTGGCTGGTGATATGCAACACAATGAATTAGATATTCCAGAAGCACCTTCTGAAACACCATATGCATTACAAATACTGTTAGACTTATACAAGACTCAGTTTATAAAAACGATTGAAGCTATGCGAAAACCGTCATATAAAGACAATGTGCAACAGCAAGTTGAACGGGAGAGAGAACGAAATCAACGATTACTAAACCGAGCTGGGCAGTTAGAAAAACAAATTAAGGTTCTAATCGATGACAGTGTGGCACTGTTGAAAGCTCGAATGAATGAGCTTGGTATCAGCACGACTAGTCAAAACGATCTGCTTTGTAAGGCTAAAGAGATTGTGGGCCGGCACAAGGAATTGCAAGTAATGGCAGCTAAACTTCAAAACCAGGTTAACTCGATCGAACAGGAACAAAAACGTTTAGTTTCGCAACACGTGCAgaaaatttctgaaaaatatataaaatcagaAGATGTAGAGATGACACCGAAAACATCAAATGAATTAGTGTTGAAAGAAATTGCAAACACCCTTTCGCAACGAAAAAAATTATACGCGCAAGTCTCAAGTCTAGAAAGTGAGCTTAACGTTGTAGAGAAGCTTGCCGATGAGAGAAAGGCAGCGGCGGCGTTACAGGTGTCTGTAGGCACTCAACAAAGAGAACTACCACAACAGCTTCCTTTATCTCGAGAACAACAGCACAACCGGATCGAAGAATCCAGGCATGCAATTACAACGCAACCTTTATCTGTTCCGGTTGCTGTTCACACACCTCAAATAACGTCGTCAAAACACGGTTCAGGTTCATCTAGGTCACAGCGCAAATCTCGTGAACATCGAACTAGATCGCAAGAATGGCCTGAAATACCTGATATAGGTAAGATAGAAGAGAACAATCCTGAGATTCTAGCTCAAAAAATACTAGAAACAGGTCGGCAAATCGAAGCTGGGAAACTTTTGGCTAACACCAGCTGTAAATATAAAGATCGTGatactaaaaacaatcacctacAGCAGCATCAACAGCAAATAGCCCACCACCAACCTCACTCGCATCATCCTGGTGACGCTGCATTGATGCCTGCACCTCAAACACTTAACAAGTCGCATCAACGTAGTAACACTAGTGCAAATAATACTGCCAATTTCAACCTGTCGAAAGCGTATGTACCTGGTTCGAATGTTACGGGAGAAATATCTGCAACAGCAATAGCAGGTAACTCCATAAATGTCAAATCGGAACCTCGATCAAGACTGCACGATTCGCACAAAGTGGTTAACTTTGAAGATCGTCTTAAAAGCATTATCACATCAGTGTTACAAGGACCTCCAAAAACCATTAATAGCAGCGCAGCAACACAGCAAGCTGCCTTACACCAACTATCACATACGCGAGAAATGTCTCAACCATTAACACATGGGCATGGCGAACATGTTTCTCCCAATAagccatcatcgtacggaagaACAGTCTACCTTTCTTCCAACGTTTTACCTTCTTCAAATTCGATGCACAATACAGCTAATGACGTATCTATTCGCGGTGTGAGTGGAAACAACAGTAGTAATGGAAGCCAGCATAACCTACCTCATTCCGGCAACGGTTCCTCCGTGGGCCCGCCAGGCCAATATCAAACGATATTAAATGTTGTCACTACTACACAACATCTGAATGCGACAACAACAATTACCAACGCTCCTGTATCACCATACAAAGGTGTTAGCCAAAGTACGAAAATCTCACCGAACTCCAAGTACTACCAACAAAAAGGAATTCCAACTAATCACCATTCTCCAGGAACTAACAGTACACATCAACAAATTTTACAACAACAAGAGCGCGAGGCACGCGAATTCAGGCAGACACAAATGGCTATGCACTTCAATCAATCTCATGCCGTCGTTGTCGATTCACAAAGCCATCATCTCATTCGTAGAGGGTCCAGCGAGGGAAAATTAGAATTTAAAGCGCCTGAGCAGTTCCGATTTGATCCTCGCAATGTAGTTGATGTTTCAATGTTACAGAATCATCCAAAAAGTGCAGCTGTAACGACACTAGATGGAGAATATGCCGGGACATCAACCGGCATTAATGTCCGTCATAACAGTGCCCCGTCTAGTCAACAACTGCAGCAGCAACAAGCCCTGCAGTTAGGTGGAAATAATTCTAGACCTGGTTCATCATCATCGCAACCAGACTATACGCAAGTCTCCCCAGCCAAAATGGCCTTGAGGCGGCATTTATCACAAGAAAAATTAACTCATCCAATAGCTCCGGCATCTACAAGTACGGTCAAAACTATCGGCGATCTCGTTAACGGTGAAATCGAACGAACTTTGGAAATCTCCAATCAATCTATCATAAACGCTGCCGTCAACATGAGCACTACTGTCGGACCGCAGGGCCACACCGTGATCAATACTAATGTGCAGCGCCCTGAACGCGTCAGTATACGGGTATTAGAAGAAGCCACTCGTAATGCCAG CGTTGAAAAATGCAAGTCTCCCGTGCATATGCAAGGTCAAAGTAATTTGGCTACCTTAGCACAGGTGGCTACATATAGTAACAACAGCAAACCATCATTATCGTCTCGCATTAGCGGAGCTTCGGTTGATGGGCGACCTCATCCTTCAGTTAATCAACAATATTCATCGGGTCCTCCGCACTCTTCTGTAGTGTATCCACAGAGCAGATGTGATAACTCAACTTATTCGTCTTCGGAACGTTCAAGTGGAGACACACCTTACATGGCACTACCACGAGCGGACATGAAACCTTATTTAGAATCGTACTTCATTGATGAGCACAAGAGACAACAACAACCGCCAACGCACAGGCAGGAATCACCTTCCTTAGGATCTCACAATCTTTCTGTTACAAATCATCCACCCGGTAGTAACAGCAGTCGACCAAATGAACTGCATGCACGTGGTTATCAGGTTGGAGTGATGGACACTTCACACTCGCGCCGAGAATCATTGCATCTAATAGATGAAAGAATGGAAAGAATGAACGGAAGTCCCCCGTTGGAGG GTTTGGCAGCATCACTTCGAGCTCGAGTAATTGCGTCCCTAAAAAGCAAAGAGGAAGATGAAGAGAGACATCGAAGAGATTTAACCACCTCTTTGCATGTGGGTTCTATTAGTAATAGTTCGATCTGTAACACCAACATTCAGCTAGTACAAACTCCGCATTCCAAATCTGACA AATATCCCACTTCTGGTATAAAACGAAAGTCtccaattattgaaaatacatCTCGACCTCCAAAAATGTTATTTACGGATTGTTCAGATTCCATGCTCAATCCAGATATACTGCATGCAGGTCAAGGTGGTTCTGTAGCTACAGCGCGTAGAATGGGACCTTTAATGAGTCCAGAAATCAATTCACTTTCTTCAGAGGATCGCCAGCATCTTTTGCGTCATAGTAGAAATGAAGTCGATG TAGGACCAGTTTGCACCAGTGGTAGAACAGTGAACGTACAGCAACAGCCGTCTACAGTAAAAGTAATCAACTTACCATATGGAAATTCGAGCAGTGCTAACACTGGCTGTGCCGTTTCATCGGCCAATAAAAAATTCAATCATCAGCCTCAAATACAATACCGCTTAGAACCACACGGCGATGACCAAAGCAAAATGCAAAGAGTTCAACATGCACCAAACAGATACGCAAAACCATATGCCAAATGA